The genomic region TTTGCCGGTCCGACGAACATCCTCCGAACGACAAAAAGCCAAACACCAGTACGCAGGCGGCAAACACCCCATACTCCTGCCGGACCAGCCGGACGGCCCGGTAGTAGAGCCCAAGAAGGTAGATAAAGAGGAAGATATTCAGCAGGGCCCAAAGAAGGTACAGAATCAGCATAACAGTGGAATCACAGTGGGCCTATAATTAGCGGAAGCAAACCGGGTTTGCAAGGAGTTTTGAGTAAACGGCGGCGCTGGCTGTTCCGTGTTCCCAAGGATAAATCCTTTCCGGAGAAGTGAACAATTGCCCCGCCATCTGCTTTTCTGAAAACCAAACCAACGACAGGTGATGAAAATTGGCGAAAAACTGCTGAAGCAAATCAGCAAAAAATACCCTCCTTCCGATTCGGTAGAACTTCGGTTTGGGCGTTATGATGTAGTCCTGAAAACGGATGAGGATGGGAATGCGGACCTGCTTTTTATCGGCGAGAAAACCGAAAACGGCCAGATTCGCGGCGACCGCTTTCACCGGCGGCTGCTGAAAGATGCCGAAGGGAAGATCGTGAAAGACCATTGGGATTATAAAGGGAAGGTGTCGTAACCCGGAATGGCATTCCGGGCTGGCTACGCAAAACCGCATTCCAAAAGACTCGTGGCACAACTTGAAGTCGTGCCACGAGTACGTGGGCGACTACGGCTTTTTGCTTTCTTCGTCCGGTAGCAAGCGGCTAATGTTTTAAAAAAAAATAACCCGGAATATCATTCCGGGTTACGACTTATGCCTTCTTCGTCTCCTTCGCCCAGCTATCTTTCAGCGTCACGGTCCGGTTGAACACCAGCCGCTCGGCGGTCGAGTCGGGGTCGATGCAGAAATACCCTTTCCGCATAAACTGGATGGGCTTCTCCGAAACGGAACTGCGCAGCGACGGCTCTACCAGCCCGCGCACCTTCAGCAGCGAGGCCGGGTTGATGAACTCCTTAAAGTCCCCCTCTTCAGCGGACGGGTCTTCGACGGTCAGCAGGCGGTCGTACAGCCGGACTTCCGCTTCCACGGCGTCGGCAACCGATACCCAGTGAATGGTCCCTTTGACGTTGATGCCCGACGTATCCGAACCCGAACGGCTCTCCGGAATGTAGGTGCAGCGCAGCTCGGTCACCTCACCAGCCTCGTTCTTCACCACCTCGTCGCACTTGATAATGTACGCGCCCTTGAGCCGCACTATGCCGCCCGGGAACAGCCGGAAGTACTTTTTCGGCGGATTTTCCATGAAGTCCTCGCGCTCAATCCAGACCTCGCGGCTGAACGGCACTTCACGCTCCCCGGCCGACTGATCTTCCGGGTTGTTTTCGATGCGCAGAACTTCCCGCTTGTCTTCCGGATAGTTGGTCAGCACCACTTTGAGCGGCTTGTCGTCCAGCACGGCCATCACGCGGGAGGCGGTTTTGTTCAGTTCCTCGCGGATGCAGAACTCCAGCAGCCCCACGTCGATGAGGTTTTCGCGCTTGGCCACCCCGATGCGGTCGCAGAACTCGCGCACCGACGAAGGCGTGTACCCGCGGCGGCGCAGTCCCGAGATGGTCGGCATGCGCGGGTCGTCCCAGCCGTTTACGTGGCCTTCGTTGACCAGCTGGAGCAGCTTACGTTTACTCATGACCGTGTAGGTCAGGTTCAGCCGGGCAAACTCGTACTGGCGGGAAGGGAAAATGGCCAGTTTATCGATGAACCAGTCGTACAGCGGCCGGTGCGGAATGAACTCCAGCGTGCAGAGCGAATGCGTGATTTCCTCGATGGCGTCCGACTGCCCGTGCGCGAAATCGTACATCGGGTAAATGCACCATTTGTCGCCCGTCCGGTGGTGATGCGCGTGCTTGATCCGGTAGATAATCGGGTCGCGGAAGTGCATGTTCGGCGAGGCCATGTCGATGCGGGCCCGCAGCACTTTCGCGCCGTCCGGAAACTCGCCCGCTTTCATGCGGCGGAAGAGGTCGAGGTTTTCTTCGACCGTCCGGCTCCGGTACGGGCTTTCCTGACCCGGTTCGGTGGGCGTGCCCTTCTGGGCGGCGATTTCCTCCGATGTCGAATCGTCCACGTACGCCAGACCTTCCCGGATCAGCTTTTCGGCAAATTCGTATAACTGGTCGAAATAGTCCGACGCGTAAAATTCGTTTTCCCACTCAAAGCCCAGCCAGCGCACGTCGGCCTTGATGGACTCCACGTACTCGGTGTCTTCCGTGACAGGGTTGGTGTCGTCAAAACGCAGGTTGGTCTGACCGCCGTATTTATCCGCCAGCCCGAAATTCAGGCAGATGGACTTGGCGTGACCAATGTGCAGGTACCCGTTCGGCTCGGGCGGAAAGCGCGTGTGGACGCGTCCGCCGTGTTTCCCGGAGGCAAGATCATCTTCTACAATCTGTTCAATAAAATTCAGGGATCGCTCCGACCGTTCGGCCGATTCTCTGGGTGCTTCCGTCATACCAAAATAGGACTGATTGAAAGGCCGAAAATACGGGTATTGAACGGCATTGCCAACTTCCCGGCCGCTTAAAACTGGAACAGGCGACCGAGGCCGCCTGTTTGAAACTCACTGGTAAGAAATCCTCCGCTTTATTGAAGGACGGTTCCCGCCGGGCTGATCAGAATGGTCTTGGCGGCGGCGTTGGAATCCCGGCAGTTGATGCGCCAGGCCGTCACCAGCCCATTCTGCTGAATGACGGTCAGTTGCTGCACGGCGCCGCCCGGTAGAGCGGTCATCAGGGCGTTGTTGATCACGGCGGGCATGGAGCCGTTCGGCACCACCGTTTCCCCGTCCAGGTACGCGCCCGTGTTGTTCAGGAGCGACATGCGCGCCGTGCTGCCCTCCGAAAACGTCACCAGCCAGCGGTCCCCGTCGATGCGCTGGCCGCGGATGCTGGTGGCATTGGGGAACCGGCCCGAGATGCTCTGGTAAACCGATGGAATGAGGCCCGCTTCCGAAGCCGCTAAAATCAGATCGTCGGTATCCTGCCGACAGGAAGGGGCCGTCATGGCCAGCGCTAACAACAGCAATCCTCCCCACACCTTTCCTTGTAAAATCTTCATGGTAATCCCGTTTTGCTATTTATTTCAGAGAAATGACTATCTGTTGATGTATAGAACCGACAGCCTGCCAAGTTGTTTTCACCACGAACCGGCAATTGTGTAAGCGGTATGGGAGGACGGTCCGGCCGGGGGAAAGAACGCTGTTTTTGTCGTTAAGATATTAATTAAATGGCTGATAAACAGGGTATTGATAAAAGGCTGCGGGGAACTGTTCGTTTGGAAAATTAGTTATTCTACTATACTACTCGACTAGATACATGCCTGATTTCAAGCCGACTGTCATTCTGTATACTGCCGACGCGCTGAACGAGCGGGGAGAGGCCGTGATCGACCGATATCCGCAGGCCGAAACGCTCGAAGTGAAGCAGCATAACCGGCTGCCCGAACTGGGTATGGGGCATTTCAAGGTCAAGTCGGATGTGCTGGTGCTGGGTAAGCTGAAGACCCTCGACTGCAAGTGGAGCGGCCGCAGTTCCGACTACATCGCGCCGAGTCTGGCCAACGGCTGTTTCGGCGGCTGTGCCTATTGCTACGTTGACCGGCACAAGAAAGTCAATCCCATCACGCTCTTCACCAACGTCGAGGAAATCATGGCGACGGTCGATAAGCACGTCATGGGCCTGCCGTGGGCGAAGGAGCCGAACCAGACCGACCCGACGTACTGGACCTACGACATTGGCTGCAACTCCGACATTTCGGTGGATTATAGCCTGTCCGACGGCATCCGTCAGGTGTTCGAGTTTTTCCGGGACCATCCGCGCGCCAAGGCCACCTTCGCGACCAAGTTTGTCGAACGCGACATGCTCGATTTCGACCCGCAGCGCAAGGTCCGGATTCGGTTCAGCCTCATGCCGAGCCATGTCAGCAAACTGGTGGACGTGCGTACGGACAGCATCGAGAAGCGTATTGCGGCCATCAACGATTTTTACGATGCCGGTTATGACGTGCACGTCAATTTTTCGCCCGTCATTGTGTATGGCGGCAAGGAATGGCGCAACGATTACCGCGAATTATTTCAGCAGCTGAACGAGGCGCTGCGGCCGGAAGTAAAGGCGCAGCTCAAATGTGAAGTGATATTTCTGACGCATAACCAGTGGCAGCACCAGGCCAATCTGCAAATCAATCCGAAGGCGGAAGAACTGCTGTGGGTACCGGAATTGCAGGAGAACAAACGCAGTCAGTACGGCGGCTGGAACATCCGCTACGATCACCAGCTGAAAAGCAAAATGATCGACGTGTTCGAACGGATGGTGGGAGAGGAGATCCCCTGGTGTGAAATCCGGTATATTTTCTAAACTTGGATTACACAGATTTAAGGATTAACTATGATATTCTTAATTAAGCATAGCATCATAGTTAATCCTTAAATCTGTGTAATCCCGGTTCAGAATTACTGGTTCTTTTTCTGGCGGCCGGTGCTGTTGTTGTCGTTATCGTTGGCGTTGCCTTTGCTCATTTTGCCGCCGTCCTTGCCTTTCTGTTCTTTCTGGTTCTTGTCGCTGTTTCCGCCGCCGCTCTGGGGGGAGTACTGCCGGATGAGTTTCATAACGTGATTGGGTTTTGAGTGAAAAAAGCCGGCCTGACGACCGGCTTTGGATGCTTCTGTGGTTAGAGTAATCAGCCGGAAAGTTAACCCTGGTCGCGGTTCATGCGGCCTTCGTTGTTATGGCTGTCGTCGTTTTTGCGGTTATCGCTCCGGTTGCCGCCATGATGGCCTTCGCTCCGGCTGTTGTTTCCGCCGCCGTTGGCTTTCTGCTGGCCCCGGCCCCCGCTCTTGTCGGTAGCGCCGGTATTGCCTTTCGGAAAATAAAAACGAATCGGTTTCATCTTTCAGGACGTTTAAACCTGTTTAAAACCGCGGGTCGGATCAGGAGCCTTTCGGCCGGCCAGGATTGTTGTGACGGGCATCGTCCGCATCTGCTTTCTTCTTCGGCCCGGTGCTGTTCTGACCACCCTTACGACCCGCTTCCTGGTGCTGCTCACGGCTGCCGCCCTGCGTTCCTTTGCCGGCGTCCAGCATTCTCACGATTTTAACCATGATGTGAATAGGTTTTGTTAGGTTCTCATCCACTATGGAAAAGATGTATACAAAACAGATAGATCAAGTAAAGGTTTGTGTATTTTGCTTTTATTACTGAAAAAATAAGACAAAAAAAAGCTGACTTCGGTGAAAGCCAGCTTTTTAGTTATGAGTTAAGAATTAAGAGCAGCCCAAACGCGGCGGACCGCTCATAACTCATAACTCATAACTCTTAATTTTCAACTGCTGTGTCCGCCTTTAGTACCGCCGGACCGGCCTCCGCCGCTATGTCCGCCTTTGCGGCCGTTGGTTTTCGACGTTCCGCGCCGCCCGCCGGTCGAGCCGTGCTGGGGTCCGTTGTTTTGCTTGTCGCCGTGTTCGCCACCGCCAATCATCTCCGAGTATTCCTGCAAATCCTTGTCAGACATAACGCTAAGTCGGTTAATGGTTACTCAATTGGTAAATTATTACCGTCTTAACGTCCGCAGGCGACCGGATGTTTATTAAAAATGCACCACGCATCCACGCGCTTCAGCCCGTGAGTTGTTGCCTTCGGTTTTGGGAAGCCAGCCGCTCACGGGCTTTAGTCCGCAGACGCCTCACGGGCTGAAGCCCGTGGATACATGGACATCAAATTGGTCCGACATGAACGGGAGGGAGGTGCGCCATTTCGGCTTCGTCCAGCAGCCGCGAGCGGATGATGAACCGCACGCCCATCGGAATTTCCAGGGAAAAACTGGCTCCCCGGCCCGGGGTCACATCGACGGTCAGGTGCGTGTGCTTCCAGTACTCATACTGGTCTTCCGACATCCAGAACGAGCAGCCGTGGATGCTTCCAAGCAGCACGTCCGTCGAGCCGAGGCGGAAATCGCCTTTCTCGAAACACATGGGCGAAGAACCGTCGCAGCACCCGCCGCTCTGGTGAAACATCAGTTCCCCATGCCGTTCGCGAATCGTATCAATCACCTCCGCCGCAGCAGGCGTGACGGCGACGCGGGAAAAGATTGTGGTGTTCATTATCAATGAGCGATTGAGCGAATGACTGATTGAGCGGTCCGCCGCTGCGGTGAATTACTCCGCCCGAATTACCCGAATTCGTGGGTCTGCAACGCGATTCACTCAATCACTCATTCGCTAATTATCAAAAGAACCCAAGCTTATTCTTGCTGTACGAGATCAGCAGGTTTTTCTGCTGGCGGTAGTGGTTCAGCATCATCAGGTGGTTTTCGCGACCGAAGCCTGATTTTTTGTAGCCGCCGAACGGAGCGTGGGCCGGGTAGTGGTGGTAGCAGTTCACCCACACGCGACCGGCCTGAATGGCCCGCGGAATCTGGTACAGCTCGTGGGCGTCGCGGGTCCAGAGACCGGCACCCAGCCCGTAGAGCGTATCATTGGCCATTTCAATGGCCTCTTCCGTTGTTTTGAACGTCGAAACGGAAACGACCGGACCGAAGATTTCTTCCTGGAAAACCCGCATCTTGTTGTGGCCTTTCAGGATGGTCGGCTGGATGTAGTAACCCTGCTCCAGACCGTTGTTCAGCTTGGCCGGACCACCGCCCGTCAGGACTTCGGCGCCTTCCTGCTTACCGATGTCGATGTACGACAGGATTTTCTCGAACTGGTCGTTGGAAGCCTGCGCGCCCATCATCGTTTCCGGGTCGAGCGGGTGGCCGAGTTTGATGGCTTCCGCGCGCTGGACAACGCGCTCCATAAAGCGGTCGTACGCGCTTTCGTGGACCAGCAGACGCGACGGACAGGTACATACTTCGCCCTGGTTCAAAGCGAACATCACCGCCCCCTCCACGCACTTGTCGAAAAACTCGTCGTCGGCATCCGCAATGCTCGGCATGAAGATGTTCGGCGATTTGCCGCCCAGTTCCATCGTGACCGGAATGAGGTTTTCCGAGGCATACTGCATAATCAGGCGGCCGGTGGTCGTTTCCCCCGTGAAGGCCACCTTGGCGACGCGCTTGCTCTGCGCCAGCGGCTTACCGGCCTCGGGACCAAACCCGTTGACGATGTTGACGACGCCCGGCGGGATGATGCCTTCCAGCAGTTCCATCAGAACCAGGATCGAGGTCGGAGTCTGCTCGGCGGGTTTCATCACCACGCAGCAGCCCGCGGCCAGCGCCGGAGCGAGCTTCCAGGTCGCCATCAGCAGCGGGAAGTTCCAGGGAATGATCTGGCCTACGACGCCGATGGGCTCTTTGATAATCATCGAAACCGTCGTGGCGTCGAGTTCGGACATGCTGCCTTCCTCGGCGCGGATGACGCCGGCGAAGTAGCGGAAATGGTCAACGCAGAGGGGAAGGTCGGCGGCCAGGGTTTCGCGAACGGCTTTCCCGTTCTCCACCGTTTCGACGCGGGCCAGAAATTCCAGGTTCTGTTCGATGGCATCGGCGATGCGGAGCAGGATGTTGCTGCGCTCGGTGGCCGAGGTCCGCGACCAGGTTTCGAAGGCTTTGTGGGCGGCGTCCAGCGCCATTTCGATGTCCGCGGCTTTGGAGCGGGGCACGCGGCTGATAAGGCTATTGTCGACCGGAGACGTATTGTTGAAGTACTCACCGTCGACGGGAGCTACCCATTTGCCGCCAATGTAGTTTTCGTACTGCTGCTTGAAGATCGGCCGGGGAAGGGTCTTGCTGGGGACTTCTAGGGTTTCCATGGTTTGGTATTTAGGATTTACAGAAATGGAAGACTGTCAAAGGGGTTTGTTTCGTCACAAATTTTGCCGTAATTGTGCAAGTTGAATTGCGTCAGAGTCTCATTTTCTTACGTCAGAGTCCCATTTTATTTCCTACGCCTGTGAGGGGTATGGCGCCGATC from Tellurirhabdus rosea harbors:
- a CDS encoding aldehyde dehydrogenase family protein; translated protein: METLEVPSKTLPRPIFKQQYENYIGGKWVAPVDGEYFNNTSPVDNSLISRVPRSKAADIEMALDAAHKAFETWSRTSATERSNILLRIADAIEQNLEFLARVETVENGKAVRETLAADLPLCVDHFRYFAGVIRAEEGSMSELDATTVSMIIKEPIGVVGQIIPWNFPLLMATWKLAPALAAGCCVVMKPAEQTPTSILVLMELLEGIIPPGVVNIVNGFGPEAGKPLAQSKRVAKVAFTGETTTGRLIMQYASENLIPVTMELGGKSPNIFMPSIADADDEFFDKCVEGAVMFALNQGEVCTCPSRLLVHESAYDRFMERVVQRAEAIKLGHPLDPETMMGAQASNDQFEKILSYIDIGKQEGAEVLTGGGPAKLNNGLEQGYYIQPTILKGHNKMRVFQEEIFGPVVSVSTFKTTEEAIEMANDTLYGLGAGLWTRDAHELYQIPRAIQAGRVWVNCYHHYPAHAPFGGYKKSGFGRENHLMMLNHYRQQKNLLISYSKNKLGFF
- a CDS encoding spore photoproduct lyase family protein, with the translated sequence MPDFKPTVILYTADALNERGEAVIDRYPQAETLEVKQHNRLPELGMGHFKVKSDVLVLGKLKTLDCKWSGRSSDYIAPSLANGCFGGCAYCYVDRHKKVNPITLFTNVEEIMATVDKHVMGLPWAKEPNQTDPTYWTYDIGCNSDISVDYSLSDGIRQVFEFFRDHPRAKATFATKFVERDMLDFDPQRKVRIRFSLMPSHVSKLVDVRTDSIEKRIAAINDFYDAGYDVHVNFSPVIVYGGKEWRNDYRELFQQLNEALRPEVKAQLKCEVIFLTHNQWQHQANLQINPKAEELLWVPELQENKRSQYGGWNIRYDHQLKSKMIDVFERMVGEEIPWCEIRYIF
- a CDS encoding DUF779 domain-containing protein codes for the protein MNTTIFSRVAVTPAAAEVIDTIRERHGELMFHQSGGCCDGSSPMCFEKGDFRLGSTDVLLGSIHGCSFWMSEDQYEYWKHTHLTVDVTPGRGASFSLEIPMGVRFIIRSRLLDEAEMAHLPPVHVGPI
- a CDS encoding glutamine--tRNA ligase/YqeY domain fusion protein, translating into MTEAPRESAERSERSLNFIEQIVEDDLASGKHGGRVHTRFPPEPNGYLHIGHAKSICLNFGLADKYGGQTNLRFDDTNPVTEDTEYVESIKADVRWLGFEWENEFYASDYFDQLYEFAEKLIREGLAYVDDSTSEEIAAQKGTPTEPGQESPYRSRTVEENLDLFRRMKAGEFPDGAKVLRARIDMASPNMHFRDPIIYRIKHAHHHRTGDKWCIYPMYDFAHGQSDAIEEITHSLCTLEFIPHRPLYDWFIDKLAIFPSRQYEFARLNLTYTVMSKRKLLQLVNEGHVNGWDDPRMPTISGLRRRGYTPSSVREFCDRIGVAKRENLIDVGLLEFCIREELNKTASRVMAVLDDKPLKVVLTNYPEDKREVLRIENNPEDQSAGEREVPFSREVWIEREDFMENPPKKYFRLFPGGIVRLKGAYIIKCDEVVKNEAGEVTELRCTYIPESRSGSDTSGINVKGTIHWVSVADAVEAEVRLYDRLLTVEDPSAEEGDFKEFINPASLLKVRGLVEPSLRSSVSEKPIQFMRKGYFCIDPDSTAERLVFNRTVTLKDSWAKETKKA